The genomic window ATGCCAAACTCATCAGCATGTTCGACGGTCTCCATTACCTCGGCATGGTACAACAGTTTTTTCGACGGGATACAGCCACGGTTGAGGCACGTACCGCCGAGCGCTCCCTTCTCGACGACTGCGACGGACAGGCCGCGACTCGCAGCGGCGCTCGCGACGTCAAGTCCCGATCCCGAGCCGATTACGAGAAAGTCGAACTCCGTAGTATCTGTGTCCATACGCCGACTGACCACGACCAACCGGATTAAAGTCACACCGACGACCGGGATGGTAAATCGTTCGTCGCTAATATTGGGGATGCAGTCGCCACTGAACCGCAGTTCAGACGAGCAGGATGGGTAACATTGCCACGACGCCGGCTCCGAATCCGACGAGGAGTTCGCGGCGACCGCGGTTCGGCAGGTCCGCGCCAGTTTCCAGCGCTTCAGGGATGAACTCCGTCGCGACGAGGTAGACCATCGCGCCAGCGGCGAATCCGAAGCCGAAGGGCAGGAACGTCTCGGCCCATGAGACGAACACGAACGCGATCACCGCACCGATGGGCTGGGGGAGGCTCGAGAAGATCGCTGCGCCGACCATCCGCCAGTTAGAGAGCCCCATCGCCCGCATCGGGATGGCAATGGCGGTCCCCTCCGGAATATTGTGGATCGAAATGGCGATCGTCATAAACACTGCGAGCAGCGGGATCGAAACCCCGAGTATCGAGAGACCTCCTTCCAGTCCTAATTCGGCGAACGAGACGCCGACTGCGACGCCCTCAGGAAAGCTGTGGACCGTGAGGATGCCGAGAATGAGCACGAGTTTCTTCAGGTCTCCCTCGACGAATACTGTGGCCTCGAGCGGTGGGTCATCGGAACTGTGTCCGTGACCGGTGCCATTCACCCGTACTTCTGCAGGGTCGGACGCTTCTCCGTCGTACTCGTCTCCGTGGTGCTTGTCTCCGGAGTGGTGATTCGTCCTACTGAGATCAACACTACCGAGAACTCGATCGGAAACTTCGACCAGCATGACACCCGCAAGTACTCCACCGACCAGTAGCGTCGGAAATCCGCTCGAAGCGTACGCGAGCCCTTCGTCGGCGAGTCCGAATACGGATACTGTCACCATGATCCCTGATGCGACGCCCCATAGGCCGACGTTCCATCGATCGCTAA from Halopiger xanaduensis SH-6 includes these protein-coding regions:
- a CDS encoding ZIP family metal transporter codes for the protein MAVAENLTIVFVAGFVTALATGLGAVPFFFVDDFSDRWNVGLWGVASGIMVTVSVFGLADEGLAYASSGFPTLLVGGVLAGVMLVEVSDRVLGSVDLSRTNHHSGDKHHGDEYDGEASDPAEVRVNGTGHGHSSDDPPLEATVFVEGDLKKLVLILGILTVHSFPEGVAVGVSFAELGLEGGLSILGVSIPLLAVFMTIAISIHNIPEGTAIAIPMRAMGLSNWRMVGAAIFSSLPQPIGAVIAFVFVSWAETFLPFGFGFAAGAMVYLVATEFIPEALETGADLPNRGRRELLVGFGAGVVAMLPILLV